Proteins encoded together in one Lathyrus oleraceus cultivar Zhongwan6 chromosome 5, CAAS_Psat_ZW6_1.0, whole genome shotgun sequence window:
- the LOC127085038 gene encoding uncharacterized protein LOC127085038, with the protein MNQQMHASFLQHPVRAGSSTVSHNLQMVRPDASFQADPSMSSSTSKLLSKEGDRSSKAPEDWTKNSSNYSNMFAGLENIGTTRDIPESFTRPLKLTRLNDERKSSLASGTSDVPVSKGSSYVLGSSLLPAPAVPKAEARHPDQQSSQLPSDVEFVLLQQVLNLTPEQLSSLPPEQQQ; encoded by the coding sequence ATGAACCAGCAAATGCATGCCTCGTTCCTTCAGCATCCGGTACGTGCTGGAAGCTCAACAGTCTCGCATAATCTTCAAATGGTTCGTCCAGATGCAAGCTTTCAGGCTGACCCCTCCATGTCATCTAGTACTTCCAAGTTACTTAGTAAGGAAGGTGATAGATCTTCCAAAGCTCCTGAGGATTGGACCAAAAATAGTAGTAATTATTCAAACATGTTCGCGGGATTAGAGAATATAGGCACGACTCGTGATATTCCAGAATCCTTCACTCGTCCGTTAAAGCTCACTAGATTGAATGACGAAAGGAAATCCTCTCTTGCTTCTGGGACTTCAGATGTGCCTGTCTCCAAAGGATCATCCTATGTTCTTGGAAGTAGTTTATTACCTGCGCCTGCAGTTCCTAAAGCAGAAGCAAGGCACCCTGACCAACAATCTTCACAGCTTCCATCTGACGTGGAGTTTGTTTTGCTGCAACAAGTATTGAATCTAACACCGGAGCAATTGAGTTCCCTGCCACCAGAGCAGCAACAATAG